A genomic segment from Triticum dicoccoides isolate Atlit2015 ecotype Zavitan chromosome 1A, WEW_v2.0, whole genome shotgun sequence encodes:
- the LOC119270518 gene encoding myb-related protein P-like, protein MYRKKGSCWSVIAAELPGRTDLAIKNYWNSTLKKQLPRKARSRRRRRTGGTSSSCDATSLDLALVVYDEESTSGTARDLPLVVCNEDDSATATTAGHLPLLAYNVNEASSTAGSSSSHAGAVSAGSPVQARAQPPPLPAAAANEEPIAAVPVSGPVKMEQRTPPPPADETSEEMDVDCRLMSPLPLGLMELPDLPSIAMDLPHIAGFDDIDSLLSYFDH, encoded by the exons ATGTACAGAAAGAAAGGAAGCTG CTGGTCCGTCATCGCCGCCGAGCTCCCCGGGAGGACGGACCTCGCCATCAAGAACTACTGGAACAGCACGCTGAAGAAGCAGTTACCCCGCAAGgcgaggagccgccgccgccgccgcaccggcggCACGAGCTCGTCGTGCGACGCCACGAGCCTGGACCTCGCGCTGGTCGTCTACGACGAGGAGAGCACCAGCGGCACCGCGCGGGACCTCCCACTGGTCGTGTGCAACGAGGATGACAGTGCCACTGCCACCACGGCGGGGCACCTCCCTCTGCTCGCGTACAACGTCAACGAGGCGAGCTCCACGGCTgggtcctcgtcgagccacgccggCGCCGTCTCGGCCGGATCGCCGGTGCAAGCGCGTGCCcaaccgccgccgctgcccgccgccgccgcgaacGAGGAGCCGATCGCGGCGGTGCCGGTGAGCGGGCCGGTGAAGATGGAACAGCGGACGCCGCCACCGCCTGCTGATGAAACCAGCGAGGAGATGGACGTCGACTGCCGCCTCATGTCTCCGCTCCCCCTGGGGCTCATGGAGCTGCCGGACCTTCCCTCCATCGCCATGGATCTGCCTCACATTGCCGGCTTCGACGACATCGACAGCCTCCTCTCCTACTTTGACCACTGA